In the Candidatus Bathyarchaeia archaeon genome, one interval contains:
- a CDS encoding thiolase domain-containing protein has product MSDVAVVGVGQTSFTKACGVSIKELCFEAFKEAIIDAGNLQVQDIDGSIICSAPEYDKQRSPAGAIAEYLGLNPKPTFYVEAVCASSTTGIRAAYGLIKSGLNDMVAVIGFQKMSELSSTEVQERMGRGADIMWESPFGLSMPAGYALFTRARMQKYGMTEEQMAKVKVKSSKYSALNPKAIFQREVSLEECLTARAIAAPLKFYDCCSNADGASCIILANGDKAKKMTDTPVNIIGLGAASDSLSLANKVSLTGLNCAVEAGKQAYKMAGVEPKSIDVAEVHDCFTTAEIMAYENLGFCKPGEGGRLVEEAQTYIDGDMPVNIDGGLLGKGHPIGATGGSQVRTIVMELRGDAGKLQVKGAETGLVHNIGGVGLYGNVIIFSR; this is encoded by the coding sequence ATGAGCGACGTTGCAGTTGTTGGAGTGGGGCAGACCTCGTTCACGAAGGCCTGTGGCGTATCCATCAAGGAACTTTGTTTTGAAGCCTTCAAAGAAGCCATAATCGATGCTGGGAATCTTCAGGTTCAAGATATAGATGGCTCAATAATATGTTCAGCTCCCGAATACGACAAGCAGAGGTCGCCGGCAGGAGCCATCGCTGAGTATCTCGGCTTGAATCCTAAGCCCACCTTTTATGTTGAAGCGGTGTGCGCTTCAAGTACAACTGGCATTCGAGCCGCTTACGGTTTGATCAAATCTGGACTAAACGACATGGTCGCAGTGATCGGATTCCAAAAAATGTCAGAGTTGTCGTCAACTGAAGTTCAGGAACGCATGGGTCGAGGCGCTGATATCATGTGGGAATCTCCTTTCGGCTTGTCAATGCCGGCTGGATATGCCTTGTTCACACGAGCCAGAATGCAGAAATATGGCATGACTGAGGAGCAAATGGCAAAGGTGAAGGTCAAAAGCAGCAAATATTCGGCTCTCAACCCAAAAGCCATATTTCAACGTGAAGTCTCGCTTGAAGAATGCCTGACAGCGAGGGCTATAGCTGCGCCATTGAAGTTTTACGATTGCTGCTCCAACGCTGACGGAGCCTCATGTATCATTTTGGCTAACGGCGACAAGGCGAAGAAGATGACGGACACGCCGGTCAATATCATCGGGTTGGGCGCTGCAAGTGACAGTCTTTCGTTGGCTAACAAGGTAAGTTTAACTGGTTTGAACTGCGCTGTTGAGGCTGGGAAGCAGGCTTACAAAATGGCTGGTGTTGAGCCTAAAAGCATCGATGTGGCTGAAGTGCATGACTGTTTTACTACAGCTGAGATTATGGCTTATGAGAACTTGGGCTTCTGCAAACCCGGAGAAGGCGGCAGACTAGTTGAAGAGGCTCAAACCTACATTGATGGCGATATGCCAGTCAACATTGATGGTGGACTGCTTGGCAAAGGTCATCCGATCGGCGCTACCGGAGGTTCACAGGTGCGCACAATTGTGATGGAGCTTAGAGGCGACGCTGGAAAACTGCAGGTTAAAGGCGCGGAAACAGGTCTCGTCCATAATATTGGTGGTGTAGGTCTTTACGGAAATGTAATTATATTCAGCAGGTGA
- a CDS encoding DegT/DnrJ/EryC1/StrS family aminotransferase: MRKMIPVNLPSIGEEEIRAVTKVMKSRILTGRFGSGPMAKHFEDSFARFAKAKHAIAVNSGTAALHMSLWVANVKSGDEVILPSFTFIATAEAVALVGAKPVFVDIKPDTYNIDPAKIEPVISNRTKAIVPVDLYGLPAEMDRISEIAGKHKLTVVEDAAQAHGASYKGKLPGHFADTACWSFYASKNMTTGEGGMITTNNDEYAEELRLIRSHGEREEYSAALLGHNYRMPEIEAAIGIEQLRKLPSFFEKRKKNAATLTEMLEDVKQLVLPVEPKSCQSSWYLYTVRIRRGGAKDRDRIVEALRKKGVGATVYYHTPIHLMPYYRQSNAHNLPETEKAAQQVFSLPVHPGLKPGDINHIANTIKRVFR; the protein is encoded by the coding sequence ATGCGCAAGATGATCCCCGTGAATCTGCCCTCGATCGGTGAGGAAGAAATCAGGGCGGTCACAAAGGTTATGAAAAGCCGAATCCTAACAGGTCGTTTTGGCAGCGGTCCTATGGCAAAGCATTTCGAGGACAGCTTTGCCAGATTCGCGAAAGCAAAGCATGCTATAGCTGTTAATAGCGGAACCGCAGCCTTGCACATGTCATTGTGGGTTGCCAATGTCAAATCCGGAGACGAAGTCATCTTGCCCAGCTTCACGTTCATAGCTACAGCTGAGGCAGTTGCACTGGTTGGAGCAAAACCAGTTTTCGTTGACATAAAACCAGACACGTACAACATTGACCCAGCAAAAATCGAGCCAGTAATTTCGAATAGAACCAAGGCGATCGTCCCGGTGGACCTGTACGGACTCCCAGCAGAAATGGACAGAATTAGTGAAATCGCAGGCAAACACAAACTCACTGTGGTCGAGGATGCAGCTCAAGCTCATGGAGCCTCCTACAAAGGCAAGCTTCCAGGTCACTTCGCCGATACGGCTTGTTGGAGCTTCTACGCCAGCAAAAACATGACAACCGGCGAAGGTGGCATGATAACAACTAACAACGATGAGTACGCCGAAGAGCTGCGCCTCATAAGATCACATGGCGAAAGAGAAGAGTACAGCGCTGCCCTGCTGGGACACAACTATCGAATGCCCGAGATCGAAGCTGCAATTGGAATAGAGCAGCTCAGGAAGCTCCCATCATTCTTTGAGAAAAGGAAGAAGAATGCAGCAACACTTACAGAAATGCTGGAAGATGTTAAACAACTCGTTCTGCCCGTTGAGCCAAAAAGTTGCCAAAGCAGCTGGTATCTGTACACAGTCAGGATTCGTAGAGGTGGCGCGAAGGACAGAGACAGAATAGTTGAAGCCTTGAGAAAGAAAGGCGTGGGCGCCACGGTATATTATCATACCCCTATCCACCTGATGCCGTATTACCGCCAAAGCAACGCACACAATCTGCCTGAAACAGAGAAAGCAGCCCAGCAAGTGTTTTCGCTACCCGTTCATCCCGGCTTGAAGCCTGGCGACATCAACCATATTGCCAACACTATCAAGCGAGTGTTCAGGTAA
- a CDS encoding ABC transporter permease has protein sequence MKASRIASYFKIPELSYRVWHVWRRDQDVFMKTYKVNFIPPLIEPLLYLLGLGLGLGSFVQLPEGLRYDVFIAPALVAVSMMYASFFECTYASFVRMYYQKTFDAIIATPVSLEEVIAGELLWGATKSLINSAIVLVVISLFGLVKSPFFLAILPLAFLVGLLFSAIAMCFTAITPNIDSFNYPAFLFITPMFILSGTFFPITALPMQVQTLASILFPLTHAVTLTRALTAGALNPSLLLNLAWFLVTTPFFFVLSINMMKKRLVK, from the coding sequence ATGAAAGCCAGCAGAATTGCTTCATATTTCAAAATTCCCGAACTGAGTTATCGAGTATGGCATGTGTGGAGAAGAGACCAAGACGTCTTCATGAAAACCTACAAAGTGAACTTCATCCCACCGCTCATTGAACCTTTACTATATCTTCTAGGTTTAGGTTTAGGACTGGGCAGCTTTGTTCAACTACCTGAAGGCTTACGCTACGACGTTTTCATAGCTCCAGCGCTCGTAGCTGTGTCGATGATGTACGCCTCGTTTTTCGAATGCACCTACGCTTCATTTGTAAGGATGTATTACCAGAAGACTTTCGACGCCATAATAGCCACGCCTGTAAGCCTCGAAGAAGTCATAGCAGGTGAGCTGTTGTGGGGCGCCACAAAAAGCCTCATCAACTCAGCCATAGTGCTTGTTGTGATCTCTCTCTTTGGACTTGTCAAGAGTCCATTCTTTTTGGCAATTCTGCCTCTCGCTTTTCTTGTGGGCTTGCTTTTTTCGGCGATAGCCATGTGTTTCACCGCAATAACGCCAAACATAGATTCTTTCAATTACCCGGCATTCCTGTTCATAACTCCCATGTTTATTCTAAGCGGCACGTTCTTTCCTATCACCGCGCTTCCAATGCAGGTGCAGACCTTAGCCAGCATTCTGTTTCCATTAACTCATGCTGTGACGCTTACAAGAGCGCTAACAGCAGGCGCACTAAACCCATCTTTACTGCTCAATCTTGCTTGGTTTCTGGTTACAACGCCTTTCTTCTTTGTCCTGTCGATAAACATGATGAAGAAAAGACTAGTCAAATAG
- a CDS encoding MBL fold metallo-hydrolase, translating to MILAQIPIGEGKNFAYIFGDEATREAAVVDPGSNVDKILRQAKQLKVHVKYIFNTHSHGDHTAGNSQMKEKTGAKIVAHVKSPRPKDVAVKDQDDLEVGKLKVKVIHTPGHTADGICLLVDGKLFTGDTLFVGECGRTDLPSSSAKDMYYSLFDKILSLDDNVEVYPGHDYGSRPISTIGDERKTNYTLEKRTLTEFIEFMKEP from the coding sequence ATGATCCTAGCGCAAATTCCCATCGGTGAAGGAAAAAACTTCGCCTACATTTTCGGAGACGAAGCAACCCGGGAAGCAGCGGTTGTTGACCCTGGATCCAACGTGGACAAAATTCTGAGACAAGCTAAACAACTCAAGGTTCACGTAAAATACATTTTCAACACGCATTCGCATGGAGACCACACTGCTGGCAACAGCCAAATGAAAGAAAAAACTGGCGCCAAGATAGTTGCGCACGTCAAATCACCACGCCCAAAGGACGTAGCTGTCAAGGATCAAGACGACCTTGAGGTTGGCAAGCTTAAAGTGAAAGTGATTCACACGCCCGGTCACACCGCTGATGGCATATGCCTTCTAGTTGACGGCAAACTCTTCACTGGAGACACGCTTTTCGTAGGCGAATGCGGCAGAACCGACTTGCCAAGTAGCAGCGCAAAAGACATGTACTACTCTCTCTTCGACAAAATACTCTCGCTCGATGACAATGTTGAGGTCTATCCTGGACACGATTATGGCAGCAGACCGATTTCAACCATCGGCGATGAGCGAAAAACTAATTATACGCTGGAAAAGCGCACGCTAACAGAGTTCATCGAATTCATGAAAGAACCTTGA
- a CDS encoding PHP-associated domain-containing protein encodes MICVDVHLHTRFSFDASITPKYVADSLNANPVVKGVAITDHNTLEGYLHVRRFAAAYPDVVIVPGVEVGTTLGDVIVLGVTEKPAYWASLESVIDFAKARNGVLIVPHPFRGGGIRDAAKRIPSGLGAIEVLNPDSTEEETRMADMLAKATNLPGVGGSDAHHVSQMWKAYTEIDADPNVDSILKAIKNNKVKAVLAKG; translated from the coding sequence ATGATTTGCGTTGATGTGCATTTACACACAAGGTTTTCTTTTGATGCTTCAATTACCCCCAAGTACGTGGCAGATTCCCTCAATGCAAATCCAGTTGTCAAAGGCGTGGCTATAACCGATCACAACACTTTGGAAGGCTACCTTCACGTGCGCAGGTTTGCAGCCGCCTATCCAGATGTTGTGATTGTTCCCGGGGTAGAGGTGGGCACCACGCTAGGTGACGTGATCGTCCTTGGCGTGACAGAGAAACCAGCCTACTGGGCAAGTCTCGAAAGCGTCATAGATTTCGCCAAAGCTAGAAACGGAGTCTTAATTGTGCCCCATCCGTTTCGTGGAGGCGGCATCAGAGATGCAGCTAAGAGAATCCCCAGTGGACTCGGCGCCATCGAGGTTCTGAACCCTGACTCCACCGAAGAAGAAACTCGCATGGCTGATATGTTGGCGAAGGCAACGAATCTGCCCGGCGTAGGCGGAAGCGACGCTCACCATGTCAGCCAGATGTGGAAAGCTTACACAGAGATTGATGCAGATCCAAATGTGGACAGTATACTGAAGGCAATCAAGAACAATAAGGTAAAAGCAGTTTTAGCCAAGGGATGA
- a CDS encoding ATP-binding cassette domain-containing protein — MQSEVVIEAKLLTKKFGDLMAVDSINFHVFRGECFGFLGPNGAGKTTTIKMANCVLPLTAGNLTVAGMDVTRQAREIKSMIGVAPQEDNLDPDFTVFHNLIVYARYFDLPKAVAQKRADELLKFVQLEEKRNVRIDQLSAGMKRRLILARALINEPQILILDEPTTGLDPQARHLIWDKTRSLQKQGVTIVLTTHYMEEAAQLCDRLLIMDNGKIIEEGMPADLIRKHAGEEVLEVAYDQEVMEFLKKTFPDARLDVVADRIQVFTNQPKGVFAQILRKFDFKAAMIRDANLEDVFLKLTGRRLKE; from the coding sequence ATGCAGTCCGAGGTTGTCATTGAAGCAAAGCTTCTGACCAAAAAGTTCGGCGACCTGATGGCAGTGGACAGCATAAACTTTCACGTGTTCAGAGGCGAATGCTTCGGCTTCTTAGGACCGAATGGCGCTGGAAAAACCACTACCATCAAGATGGCTAACTGCGTACTGCCCTTGACAGCTGGCAACCTAACCGTTGCGGGCATGGACGTTACTAGGCAAGCGAGGGAGATCAAGAGCATGATCGGAGTTGCCCCTCAGGAAGACAATCTTGATCCCGACTTTACAGTGTTCCACAACCTCATTGTCTACGCGCGCTACTTCGATCTTCCTAAAGCTGTTGCCCAGAAACGGGCAGATGAACTGCTGAAATTTGTGCAGTTGGAAGAGAAACGCAACGTGCGGATCGATCAACTGTCAGCTGGAATGAAACGTCGGCTTATTCTGGCCAGAGCTTTGATAAACGAGCCGCAAATCCTGATACTGGATGAACCAACCACAGGTCTCGACCCTCAGGCACGCCATCTCATCTGGGACAAAACCCGTAGTCTGCAGAAGCAAGGCGTTACAATAGTGTTGACGACACACTACATGGAGGAAGCTGCACAACTCTGCGACCGCTTGTTAATCATGGATAATGGAAAAATAATCGAGGAAGGCATGCCAGCGGATCTAATTAGAAAGCATGCAGGCGAAGAGGTTCTGGAAGTAGCCTACGACCAAGAAGTTATGGAATTCCTCAAAAAGACTTTCCCAGATGCTCGGCTTGATGTGGTCGCTGACAGAATTCAGGTTTTCACCAATCAGCCCAAAGGCGTATTCGCTCAGATTCTGCGCAAATTCGATTTCAAAGCAGCAATGATTAGAGACGCCAACCTTGAAGACGTTTTTCTAAAACTCACAGGGAGACGATTGAAGGAATGA
- a CDS encoding GNAT family N-acetyltransferase — protein sequence MQEIRIRKMAPNDFAFAIKLTDTMNWDLTRKDFEFMMNLEPRGCCVALDETRRVGLITTMHFGRVGWIGNVIVTPSNRSKGVGALLVKHAIDYLVGESATTIGLYAYVDTVQFYEKLGFKANSNFIRLVGQGFKMDQYTERIVRMAERDLEDVARFDERCMGWNREPLLKRIFRDSKDLCYVARDSNKLLGFIMADSYRQEIGPCVSSPRKPEVAINLLRAVLGTFSGLEIRVGVSESRLGIVEALREMKFQEEFKVVRMYWGQVLKDKGCLLAMESLERG from the coding sequence ATGCAGGAAATCCGAATAAGAAAAATGGCTCCTAACGATTTTGCCTTCGCAATCAAACTAACGGACACAATGAACTGGGACTTGACAAGAAAAGACTTCGAATTCATGATGAATCTGGAACCCAGAGGTTGTTGTGTGGCTCTAGATGAAACCCGGAGAGTGGGGTTAATAACCACGATGCATTTTGGCAGAGTTGGCTGGATTGGAAACGTGATAGTTACCCCTAGCAATCGTTCGAAAGGAGTCGGCGCCCTACTGGTGAAACATGCAATTGACTATCTGGTGGGGGAATCTGCAACCACGATTGGTCTGTATGCTTATGTGGACACTGTGCAGTTCTATGAGAAATTGGGCTTCAAAGCCAACTCCAACTTCATCCGTCTCGTGGGACAGGGGTTCAAAATGGATCAGTACACCGAACGGATAGTGAGGATGGCTGAACGTGACCTTGAAGATGTCGCCCGCTTTGATGAGCGTTGCATGGGATGGAATCGTGAACCATTGTTGAAGCGAATATTCAGAGATTCCAAGGACTTGTGCTATGTTGCCCGGGACAGCAATAAACTGCTTGGCTTCATAATGGCAGACTCGTACAGACAAGAAATTGGACCGTGCGTGTCTAGCCCACGGAAACCAGAAGTAGCCATTAACCTGCTTAGGGCTGTGCTAGGCACATTTTCTGGACTGGAAATCCGCGTAGGCGTTTCGGAGAGCAGACTAGGAATCGTTGAGGCTCTCAGAGAGATGAAGTTCCAAGAGGAATTCAAAGTGGTGAGAATGTACTGGGGGCAGGTGCTGAAAGACAAGGGCTGCCTTCTAGCTATGGAGTCTTTAGAAAGAGGGTAA
- the tgtA gene encoding tRNA guanosine(15) transglycosylase TgtA, with protein sequence MAFEIRSRDLLARIGRLETKSGVVETPVLLPVVNPAIQPISPKAMREEFGCTALMTNAYIIKKRFEAKAAETGVHRFLNYDGVIMTDSGAYQTLMYGDVQTTNKEIIQFQESINTDIAVILDVPTGWGVSQQYAKRTVEDTLKRAEELAKVKTRDDILWTGPVQGGAYLDLVAHSAKKMSKLPFQVHALGSPTPVMEQYLFDTLVDMILVAKRNLPPNRPLHLFGAGHPFMFALAIALGCDMFDSAAYALFARQDRYMTNTGTLRLKEIEYFPCSCPMCRRENPAEVKGMPKPKRQRFLAQHNLYVSLAEIKRTKQAIVEGRLWEHLEMQSHAHPALFTALKRLRRYSDLFEAQSPVSKASGLFFYSGVDLARPEVVRHAERLRERYVAPRDAKVLLLLPQTRMKPFHKSREHARVIKEIERRLGDKMGLIHVCTYAAPFGVVPIEIDEVYPLSQYEVALPLDDETITYVNEQVKSYIKMRHYQKVVLLSNRETWGTRIAAAVKRVCKERKVPVTVLSPTRLWNKVGVNSLSEAVEKAVGEQA encoded by the coding sequence ATGGCGTTTGAAATCAGATCTAGAGACTTGCTTGCTCGAATTGGAAGACTAGAAACTAAGAGTGGTGTTGTGGAGACTCCGGTTTTGCTGCCCGTTGTGAATCCTGCAATACAGCCGATTTCTCCGAAAGCCATGCGTGAGGAATTCGGTTGCACAGCGTTGATGACAAATGCCTACATCATCAAGAAGCGTTTCGAAGCAAAAGCTGCAGAAACGGGCGTTCACAGGTTTCTAAACTACGACGGCGTGATAATGACCGATTCAGGCGCCTACCAGACCCTCATGTACGGCGATGTTCAAACAACCAACAAAGAGATAATTCAGTTTCAAGAGAGCATCAACACAGACATCGCGGTCATTCTTGATGTACCCACTGGGTGGGGCGTTTCCCAGCAATATGCAAAGCGCACTGTCGAAGACACGCTGAAAAGAGCAGAAGAATTGGCCAAGGTTAAGACTCGTGACGATATTTTGTGGACTGGCCCAGTTCAGGGAGGCGCCTACCTTGACCTAGTTGCCCATTCAGCGAAGAAGATGAGCAAGCTGCCGTTCCAAGTTCACGCTTTGGGAAGTCCCACGCCGGTTATGGAGCAGTATCTCTTTGACACGCTCGTGGACATGATTTTGGTGGCTAAACGTAACCTTCCTCCAAACCGCCCGCTTCACCTTTTTGGTGCTGGGCATCCGTTTATGTTTGCTTTGGCTATCGCTTTGGGGTGCGACATGTTTGACTCTGCGGCATATGCGCTTTTCGCTCGACAAGACCGATACATGACTAACACTGGAACCCTGAGACTGAAGGAAATTGAGTATTTCCCATGCTCGTGCCCTATGTGCAGACGGGAAAATCCAGCTGAAGTCAAAGGTATGCCTAAACCAAAGCGCCAAAGATTTCTTGCTCAACACAACCTATACGTGAGTCTAGCCGAGATTAAGCGGACGAAACAGGCAATTGTAGAAGGTCGACTATGGGAACACTTGGAGATGCAGTCTCATGCACATCCTGCCCTTTTCACTGCATTAAAACGGCTCCGAAGATATTCAGATCTTTTTGAAGCTCAGTCTCCCGTTTCTAAAGCCAGCGGCTTGTTCTTCTACAGTGGAGTCGACTTGGCGCGGCCAGAGGTTGTGCGCCACGCAGAAAGGCTTAGGGAAAGGTACGTTGCCCCGCGCGATGCCAAAGTGCTGCTATTGTTGCCGCAAACTAGGATGAAACCTTTCCACAAGTCAAGAGAACACGCAAGAGTTATCAAGGAAATCGAGCGAAGACTTGGAGACAAGATGGGTTTGATTCACGTGTGTACTTATGCAGCGCCTTTTGGAGTTGTGCCAATAGAGATTGATGAAGTGTATCCATTGTCGCAGTATGAGGTGGCGCTTCCACTAGACGACGAAACAATCACCTACGTGAATGAACAAGTTAAGAGCTACATAAAGATGAGGCATTACCAAAAGGTTGTATTGCTCAGCAACCGTGAGACTTGGGGCACAAGAATAGCTGCGGCGGTCAAACGAGTGTGCAAAGAAAGAAAAGTCCCCGTAACAGTCTTAAGTCCAACTCGTCTTTGGAACAAGGTTGGAGTAAACAGTTTATCTGAAGCAGTGGAGAAGGCAGTAGGCGAACAAGCATGA
- a CDS encoding LLM class flavin-dependent oxidoreductase, which produces MVSKDEIMFGVEGPNYPWSTILDVAVSAEKVGFDSYWTPDHIVATGVRRWDALEAWSTLTALAVNTKRIKLATGVSDTYRYHPAVLAQKVATLDVISGGRAILGIGIGEAMNLVPYCIPYDKPIARTEEALEIIRKLWSEDFFDYNGNYYKLQKAFIQPKPSVPVSETKFRPTVPIFVAASSPRTMEMAARYGDGWLPANLPASEYAEDLAKIKSMAKQFGRNPEAIEPAHFTYVAIGKDKETTRKAVLPQAKMLLLSRPKIIEKLGFKPPTYDYEMTFKLVFPEHAKAWMETAQKLPDEVVDKSPYIIGTPDDTIEKIDEYVKAGCRHFVINFQVSASELKETSRLFAEKVIPHFKHKH; this is translated from the coding sequence ATGGTTTCAAAAGACGAAATAATGTTTGGAGTTGAAGGTCCCAACTATCCGTGGAGCACAATACTTGATGTAGCTGTGTCGGCTGAAAAAGTAGGTTTTGACTCATACTGGACACCTGACCACATAGTCGCGACGGGAGTTCGAAGATGGGACGCGCTTGAAGCGTGGAGCACACTCACAGCTCTCGCTGTCAATACTAAGAGGATAAAGTTGGCGACTGGAGTAAGCGACACGTACCGTTATCATCCTGCAGTGTTAGCCCAAAAAGTGGCCACGTTGGACGTTATTTCTGGCGGCAGGGCAATTCTGGGCATAGGCATAGGAGAAGCCATGAACCTTGTGCCCTACTGCATACCCTACGACAAGCCTATAGCTCGAACGGAGGAGGCGCTTGAAATCATAAGGAAACTTTGGAGTGAAGACTTCTTTGACTACAATGGAAACTACTACAAACTGCAGAAAGCCTTCATTCAGCCCAAGCCTTCAGTGCCCGTGTCTGAGACCAAGTTTAGACCCACAGTGCCCATTTTCGTAGCTGCCAGTTCGCCTCGGACAATGGAGATGGCGGCAAGATACGGTGACGGATGGCTTCCAGCCAATCTACCTGCGAGCGAATACGCGGAAGATCTGGCGAAAATTAAGTCTATGGCTAAGCAGTTTGGGCGTAATCCCGAAGCCATAGAACCCGCCCACTTCACATACGTTGCTATAGGAAAGGATAAGGAAACTACGAGAAAAGCTGTTCTTCCACAGGCGAAGATGCTCTTGCTTTCTAGGCCGAAAATCATTGAGAAGCTGGGTTTCAAACCGCCAACCTACGATTATGAGATGACTTTCAAGCTGGTTTTCCCTGAGCATGCCAAAGCTTGGATGGAAACCGCGCAGAAGTTGCCAGACGAGGTTGTGGACAAGTCGCCTTACATCATCGGCACGCCAGATGACACTATAGAGAAAATCGACGAATATGTAAAGGCTGGCTGTCGGCACTTCGTGATAAACTTCCAGGTTTCTGCAAGCGAGTTGAAAGAAACTTCGAGACTCTTTGCTGAGAAGGTTATACCGCACTTTAAACACAAGCACTGA
- a CDS encoding Zn-ribbon domain-containing OB-fold protein, which yields MGFEKFGKVNYTAETKVKEFVNHLEKGKIEATQCRVCKKVYFPPRMDCSNCLSIDQMSWKEISNEWTLLTYSKAYFAPTGFEDDTPYILAIAESKEGLKILARLSKDMSDDKVRPGIRLQLAPVKLPHDKIAYEFKAAV from the coding sequence GTGGGTTTCGAAAAATTTGGAAAAGTCAACTACACAGCCGAGACCAAGGTGAAGGAATTCGTAAATCATCTTGAAAAAGGAAAAATCGAAGCAACTCAGTGCAGAGTTTGCAAGAAAGTGTATTTTCCACCCCGAATGGACTGCAGCAACTGCCTTTCCATAGACCAGATGAGCTGGAAGGAGATAAGCAACGAGTGGACTTTGCTGACTTATTCTAAAGCGTATTTTGCTCCCACAGGCTTTGAAGACGACACTCCTTACATCCTAGCCATTGCAGAGTCTAAGGAAGGATTGAAAATATTAGCTAGGCTCAGCAAAGACATGAGCGATGATAAAGTTAGGCCCGGAATTAGGCTTCAACTTGCTCCTGTCAAACTGCCGCATGACAAAATTGCCTATGAGTTTAAGGCTGCAGTCTAG